A single window of Onychomys torridus chromosome 8, mOncTor1.1, whole genome shotgun sequence DNA harbors:
- the Fbxo39 gene encoding F-box only protein 39: protein MDEESDVIQPQEQSCWATLPDVCLRRIFWWLGDRDRSRAALVCRKWNQMMYSADLWRYRTITFSGRPSRVHASEFESALWYVKKFGRYLEHLEIKFLNPYNAVLTKKFQVTMRGLLSCLGKSNNRLKSLSIQHLELDRLVWRNSIRGSLIKSLSFFLKKMGKHLDHLSLKGARLTVEQGCHILNSLSYLRNENLASELNIEDFFSHHLAVYGSSQFNKAMATFHNLTFLTLNYNCISDELLETLSENNAGTLRTMNIKCHVHDPHGQVVWGMSWAKLARQASNLKVNFFFERVMKYERLARILLQEIPVRSISLRSCYFSDPDWSMRPTLTDILPSFRNTLQKLTFEFNNNHESLDEQLHFLILACRKLFYFKIWAFLDVKFVERILKSQEEGQCSLRTLKVRIYTNRYETNEEDRTLREIYRKYRKLIDSELNYFVIAYPMM from the exons ATGGACGAAGAAAGTGACGTGATCCAGCCCCAAGAGCAGAGCTGCTGGGCCACTCTGCCAGATGTGTGCCTGCGACGTATTTTCTGGTGGCTGGGAGACAGGGACAGGTCCAGAGCTGCCTTGGTCTGCAGAAAGTGGAACCAGATGATGTACTCAGCTGACCTCTGGAGATACAGGACCATCACGTTCAGCGGGAGGCCATCCAGGGTACATGCATCCGAATTCGAGTCAGCGCTCTGGTACGTTAAGAAATTTGGCCGCTACCTGGAACACTTGGAAATCAAGTTCCTGAACCCTTACAATGCTGTCTTGACCAAGAAGTTCCAAGTCACCATGAGAGGCCTCCTGTCATGCCTCGGCAAGAGTAACAACCGCCTAAAGTCACTCTCTATCCAGCACCTGGAGCTGGACCGCCTGGTCTGGAGAAACAGCATCAGGGGGTCGCTCATCAAGAGCTTgagttttttcttaaagaaaatgggCAAACACCTGGACCATCTTAGCCTGAAAGGGGCCCGGCTGACAGTGGAGCAAGGCTGCCACATCCTCAACTCCTTGAGCTACCTTCGGAATGAGAACTTGGCCTCAGAGCTCAACATTGAGGACTTCTTCAGCCATCACCTGGCTGTCTATGGCAGTTCCCAGTTCAACAAGGCCATGGCCACCTTCCACAACCTGACATTCCTAACACTCAACTACAACTGTATCTCTGACGAGCTCCTCGAGACCTTGAGTGAGAACAATGCCGGCACCCTCCGGACCATGAATATCAAATGCCACGTTCACGACCCCCATGGTCAGGTAGTTTGGGGCATGTCCTGGGCCAAGCTGGCCAGGCAGGCCAGCAACCTAAAGGTGAACTTTTTCTTCGAGCGAGTCATGAAGTATGAGCGCCTGGCCCGGATCTTGCTGCAGGAGATTCCAGTCAGAAGCATCAGCCTAAGAAGTTGCTATTTCAGTGACCCAGACTGGTCCATGCGGCCCACTCTGACGGACATTCTGCCTTCCTTCCGGAACACCCTGCAG AAGTTAACATTTGAGTTCAACAACAATCACGAGTCACTAGATGAACAGCTACATTTCCTCATCCTGGCTTGCCGAAAGCTGTTTTACTTCAAAATCTGGGCTTTCCTGGATGTTAAGTTTGTGGAGCGAATCCTGAAGAGCCAGGAGGAGGGGCAGTGCTCCCTACGCACACTAAAG GTGAGAATTTATACAAACCGATATGAGACAAATGAAGAGGACAGGACCCTGCGGGAAATTTACAGGAAATACAGAAAGCTGATCGATTCAGAACTTAACTATTTTGTCATCGCCTACCCTATGATGTAA